In the genome of Pseudomonas sp. P5_109, one region contains:
- a CDS encoding ATP-binding protein, producing the protein MIRARPGGLLRRLLLFILLFSLCFTVLASSVQLYIEYRREMRDIDSRMELIRAGYLASLERSLWDLNQEQLNVQLRGLVDFSDVARVHLSSADFDLVQGNPDPAGPLRIERFALDYQPPSGPLRNLGELEVSTDLGAVYQRLYATGLTSLLWMAVFLCGLAVALSGLFYRLVTRHLKVMAEFARRIAAGEWHEPLHLDKRRGSDEIDTVAHALDDMRRAILRDIERRETDRLALQDNRDELLKMVERRTASLMRAKDEAEAANLAKSRFLATMSHELRTPLNGILGMAELLRGARLDAQDGKRLDALHKAGEGLLTILNEVLYFAKLEEGVSHPEPVDFSLRQLLDEVLTLLEPRALNNDTILSCRVDQRIAEHHHGAEQFLRQVLSNLLANAIKFTEGGEVSVEVALLNETGEQSGQRLRVSVTDDGIGIAPAMQAKIFERFTQASEEVAQRFGGTGLGLAICKHLVEQMGGCIGVDSEEGRGSCFWFELSLQPASAVLEVAPVRVAGPALNILVVEDVALNREVAKGLLQRDGHRVWLAEEAQQALEHCAVQAFDLLLLDVHLPGISGVELCRQIRHSDGPNRHTRVFALTASVQPALVRGYLEAGMDGVLAKPLKLENLRQVLEGHVPVAESLLSDEAMDWPLLQTHRTLLGEQKVQGLLAVLRDSIVQHRDALTEAIAADDCTEVAQLAHRLAGSGDSLGFRALANTLRALEALALVNDESAIRRMTPALDEQLQLALNTLKGLLQS; encoded by the coding sequence ATGATTCGCGCCCGCCCCGGTGGACTGCTGCGGCGCCTGTTGCTGTTCATCCTGTTGTTCAGCCTGTGCTTCACCGTGCTCGCCAGCAGCGTGCAACTGTACATAGAGTACCGCCGGGAAATGCGCGACATCGACTCGCGCATGGAGCTGATCCGCGCCGGCTATCTGGCCAGCCTGGAGCGCAGTCTCTGGGACTTGAACCAGGAACAGTTGAACGTGCAGTTGCGCGGCCTGGTGGACTTCTCCGACGTCGCCCGGGTGCATCTGAGCAGTGCCGATTTCGACCTGGTGCAGGGCAATCCAGACCCTGCGGGACCGTTGCGCATCGAACGCTTTGCCCTGGACTACCAGCCGCCGTCCGGCCCGTTGCGCAACCTTGGTGAACTGGAAGTCAGTACCGATCTGGGGGCGGTGTACCAGCGTCTCTACGCCACCGGTTTGACCAGCCTGTTGTGGATGGCGGTGTTCCTCTGCGGCCTGGCCGTTGCCTTGTCGGGCTTGTTTTATCGACTGGTGACCCGCCACCTGAAAGTCATGGCCGAGTTTGCCCGGCGCATCGCCGCCGGTGAATGGCACGAACCCCTGCACCTGGACAAGCGCCGCGGCAGTGATGAAATCGACACCGTGGCCCACGCGCTGGACGACATGCGCCGGGCGATCCTGCGGGACATCGAGCGCCGGGAAACCGATCGCCTGGCCTTGCAGGACAACCGCGACGAACTGCTGAAAATGGTCGAGCGCCGCACCGCCAGCCTGATGCGCGCCAAGGATGAGGCGGAAGCAGCCAACCTCGCCAAATCGCGGTTCCTGGCGACCATGAGCCACGAATTGCGCACACCCCTCAATGGCATTCTCGGCATGGCCGAATTGTTGCGCGGCGCGCGTCTGGATGCCCAGGACGGCAAACGCCTGGATGCCTTGCACAAGGCTGGCGAAGGCTTGCTGACGATCCTCAACGAAGTGCTGTATTTCGCCAAGCTGGAGGAGGGCGTCAGCCATCCCGAACCGGTGGACTTCTCGCTGCGCCAGTTGCTCGACGAGGTGCTGACACTGCTGGAACCGCGAGCGCTGAACAACGACACGATCCTCAGTTGCCGCGTCGATCAGCGGATTGCCGAACATCACCACGGTGCCGAGCAGTTCCTGCGTCAGGTGCTGAGCAACCTGCTGGCCAACGCGATCAAGTTCACCGAAGGCGGCGAAGTCAGCGTCGAGGTGGCGCTGCTCAACGAAACCGGCGAACAGAGTGGGCAGCGCCTGCGGGTCAGTGTCACGGACGACGGCATCGGCATTGCCCCGGCAATGCAGGCGAAGATTTTCGAGCGCTTCACCCAGGCCAGTGAAGAAGTCGCCCAGCGTTTTGGTGGCACCGGGTTGGGGTTGGCGATCTGCAAGCATCTGGTGGAGCAGATGGGAGGTTGCATCGGCGTGGACAGCGAAGAGGGGCGCGGCAGTTGCTTCTGGTTCGAGCTGTCCTTGCAGCCGGCCAGCGCTGTGCTTGAAGTCGCGCCGGTGCGTGTGGCGGGGCCGGCACTGAACATCCTGGTGGTCGAAGACGTGGCACTCAATCGCGAAGTGGCCAAGGGGTTGCTGCAGCGGGACGGCCACCGGGTGTGGCTGGCCGAAGAGGCGCAACAGGCGCTGGAGCATTGCGCGGTGCAGGCGTTCGATCTGCTGTTGCTGGATGTGCATCTGCCGGGCATCAGCGGTGTCGAGTTATGCCGACAGATCCGCCACAGCGACGGGCCGAATCGCCACACCCGCGTCTTCGCCCTGACCGCCAGCGTGCAGCCGGCACTGGTGCGCGGTTATCTGGAGGCCGGCATGGACGGTGTCCTGGCCAAGCCCCTGAAGCTGGAAAACCTGCGCCAGGTGCTGGAAGGGCATGTGCCTGTCGCCGAGTCGCTGCTGAGCGATGAGGCAATGGACTGGCCGCTGTTGCAGACCCATCGCACCTTGCTTGGCGAGCAGAAAGTCCAGGGCCTGCTGGCGGTGCTGCGTGACTCGATCGTTCAGCACCGCGATGCACTCACGGAGGCCATTGCCGCCGATGACTGCACAGAGGTCGCGCAACTGGCGCACCGTCTGGCCGGCAGCGGCGATTCGCTGGGCTTTCGTGCCTTGGCCAATACCCTGAGGGCGCTGGAGGCGTTGGCGCTGGTCAACGATGAATCGGCGATCCGCCGCATGACTCCGGCGCTGGATGAGCAACTGCAGCTCGCGCTGAACACCCTCAAAGGCCTGTTGCAGAGCTGA
- a CDS encoding ABC transporter substrate-binding protein codes for MKSHTLKHGFYPLVLSVAMGLGSAQAASDMVVVGYGGAGQKAQDVAFFQPFAAVDQSKVIQSEYNGEMAKIKVMVDTGNVDWDVVQIEGPDLMRGCEEGMYERLDWTRLGHADQLIPDAAQECGSAALVWSVAIAYDTDKLAQAPTSWADFWDVKKTPGKRGLRKRAVYNLEFALLADGVKTEDVYKVLDTPQGVDRAFAKLTELKPYIQWWEAGAQPPQWLTAGDVVMTSTYSGRIADAAQKGSHLGLVWPGSLYGMDYWAIIKGSRHVDQAKRFIAFANQPDAQVNYVQQIPYGPTNTQAAARLDDKLAQWVPTAPQNLKGALSMNVGFWVDHGEELEERFNAWASK; via the coding sequence ATGAAATCGCACACGCTCAAGCACGGTTTTTATCCCTTGGTGTTGTCCGTGGCCATGGGCCTGGGCAGCGCCCAGGCAGCATCGGACATGGTGGTGGTCGGATACGGCGGAGCCGGACAAAAAGCCCAGGACGTGGCGTTCTTTCAACCTTTCGCCGCCGTGGATCAAAGCAAAGTGATCCAGAGCGAATACAACGGCGAGATGGCCAAGATCAAAGTGATGGTCGACACCGGCAACGTCGACTGGGACGTGGTGCAGATCGAAGGCCCCGACCTGATGCGCGGCTGCGAAGAGGGCATGTACGAGCGCCTGGACTGGACCCGCCTGGGCCACGCCGACCAGTTGATCCCCGACGCGGCACAGGAATGCGGTTCCGCCGCGCTGGTATGGAGCGTGGCGATTGCCTACGACACCGACAAATTGGCCCAGGCCCCGACCTCGTGGGCCGACTTCTGGGACGTGAAGAAAACCCCCGGCAAGCGTGGGCTGCGTAAACGCGCGGTGTACAACCTGGAATTCGCCTTGCTGGCCGACGGGGTGAAGACCGAAGACGTCTACAAGGTGCTCGACACCCCGCAAGGCGTGGACCGGGCATTCGCCAAGCTGACTGAACTCAAGCCCTACATCCAATGGTGGGAAGCCGGCGCGCAACCGCCGCAATGGCTGACCGCCGGCGACGTGGTGATGACCTCGACCTACAGCGGACGCATCGCCGACGCCGCGCAGAAAGGCAGCCACCTGGGCCTGGTCTGGCCCGGCAGCCTGTACGGCATGGACTACTGGGCGATCATCAAAGGCTCCCGGCATGTGGATCAGGCCAAGCGCTTTATTGCCTTCGCCAACCAGCCGGACGCCCAGGTCAACTACGTGCAGCAGATCCCCTACGGCCCGACCAACACCCAGGCCGCCGCACGGCTCGACGACAAACTGGCGCAATGGGTGCCCACGGCGCCGCAGAACCTCAAGGGCGCGCTGTCGATGAACGTCGGTTTCTGGGTCGATCATGGCGAAGAGCTCGAAGAGCGCTTCAACGCCTGGGCCAGCAAATAA
- a CDS encoding substrate-binding periplasmic protein, with product MARWLCLLALLMAGHAVAADKVRYCDYPVYPPISWSDGKQVRGLAPSVVKNLFGQLGYEVEIVVLGNWKRCLLDAAEGRVDVVLAYSTAQREQSMLFSTVPVLREEVALFINRQHPVKFEQLDDLARYRGGLLFGESYGGEFDRMVARNNNIEWVSDSHQNFGKLIRGRIDFITQERRTGQLYVENLPGGQDIVALPKALNVDYLRVAVSRRSPLATRMPEIDAQLQRMVDAGDIERWLNESEVTYRDMINLPADAQ from the coding sequence ATGGCGCGATGGCTTTGCCTGCTGGCGTTGCTGATGGCCGGCCATGCCGTCGCGGCGGACAAGGTTCGCTATTGCGATTATCCGGTGTATCCGCCGATCTCCTGGAGCGACGGCAAACAGGTGCGCGGCCTGGCGCCGAGCGTGGTGAAAAACCTGTTCGGCCAGTTGGGTTATGAAGTCGAGATTGTCGTGCTGGGCAACTGGAAACGCTGCCTGCTGGACGCCGCCGAAGGCCGGGTCGATGTGGTGCTGGCCTACAGCACCGCACAACGGGAACAGAGCATGCTGTTCTCGACGGTGCCGGTATTGCGCGAAGAAGTGGCGCTGTTCATCAACCGCCAGCACCCGGTGAAGTTCGAACAGCTGGACGACCTGGCCCGTTACCGTGGCGGCCTGTTGTTCGGCGAGAGCTACGGTGGGGAGTTCGATCGCATGGTCGCGCGCAACAACAACATCGAATGGGTTTCCGACAGCCATCAGAACTTCGGCAAGCTGATTCGCGGGCGCATCGATTTCATCACCCAGGAGCGGCGCACCGGCCAGCTGTACGTGGAAAACCTGCCCGGCGGCCAGGACATCGTCGCCTTGCCCAAGGCATTGAACGTGGACTACCTGCGGGTCGCCGTGTCGCGGCGCTCGCCCTTGGCCACTCGCATGCCCGAGATCGATGCGCAGTTGCAGCGCATGGTTGATGCCGGCGACATCGAGCGTTGGCTCAACGAGAGTGAAGTGACCTATCGCGACATGATCAACCTGCCGGCGGATGCGCAATGA
- a CDS encoding FAD-dependent oxidoreductase, with translation MPTPAFAHLFEPLEIRGKRLKNRIMSSGHDTSMPTDNLVNEQLIAYHRARAEGGAGLIVLQVAGVHDSARYTSHVLMATDDACIEGYRKLAQTCHVHGTVVLSQVFHPGREIMESSDGLLAVAYSASSVPNERFRVMPRALDQAMIDEIVDGYAAAARRLHQAGIDGVEVVASHGYLPAQFINPRVNRRTDGYNGDLEQRLRFLREVINAVRAATDEQFIIGLRISADERDPEGLTEDESLAAVQMLQTQLDYVHIVAGTSASLGGAVHIVPPMAIEAAYLAKEAGTFKASLDIPLFVTGRINQPQEAELILARGQADVCGMTRALICDPQMPNKTDTGRVEDVRACIACNQACIGHFHKGLPISCIQHPETGRELIFGDRKPTSNRKRIMIAGGGPAGMKAAAVAAQRGHEVTLYEASSQLGGQVLLAQLLPRRAEFGGASTNLQREMELAGVRVVRNTRVDRALVEQEKPDVVIVATGAEPYWPAFERGGELQVVDAWQVLRDEVQIGRSVVVVDWRCDWIGPGIAERLVRAGHQVQLAVNGTHCGENLPLYVRDQLAGELHKLAVPITPYARLYGCDDNTVYLQHTASGEPMLMENIDTLVLCQGHQPLDTLGAELQGLVEFRRIGDCLAPRTVEEAIYEGLKVAWEL, from the coding sequence ATGCCGACACCCGCCTTCGCGCACCTGTTCGAACCCCTGGAGATCCGTGGCAAGCGCCTGAAAAACCGCATCATGTCCAGCGGTCACGACACGTCGATGCCCACCGACAACCTGGTCAATGAGCAATTGATCGCCTATCACCGGGCGCGTGCCGAAGGCGGTGCCGGGCTGATCGTGTTGCAAGTGGCCGGTGTGCACGACAGTGCGCGCTACACCTCACACGTGTTGATGGCCACTGACGATGCGTGCATCGAGGGCTACCGCAAGCTGGCGCAAACCTGCCATGTCCACGGCACCGTGGTGTTGTCCCAGGTGTTCCACCCGGGGCGGGAAATCATGGAGTCCAGCGATGGCCTGCTGGCGGTGGCCTACTCCGCCTCGTCGGTGCCCAACGAACGTTTCCGGGTGATGCCCCGCGCGCTGGACCAGGCGATGATCGACGAGATCGTCGACGGTTACGCCGCTGCCGCCCGGCGCCTGCATCAGGCCGGGATCGATGGCGTCGAAGTGGTCGCCAGCCATGGTTACCTGCCGGCACAATTCATCAATCCACGGGTCAACCGGCGTACGGACGGCTACAACGGTGATCTGGAACAGCGTTTGCGTTTTCTGCGCGAGGTCATCAACGCCGTGCGTGCGGCGACCGACGAGCAGTTCATCATCGGCCTGCGCATCTCCGCCGACGAGCGCGACCCGGAAGGCCTGACCGAAGACGAATCCCTGGCCGCCGTGCAAATGCTGCAAACCCAACTGGATTACGTGCACATCGTCGCCGGCACCTCGGCGTCCCTTGGCGGCGCGGTGCATATCGTGCCGCCGATGGCGATCGAGGCGGCCTACCTGGCCAAGGAAGCCGGGACATTCAAAGCCAGTCTGGACATCCCTTTGTTCGTCACCGGGCGCATCAACCAGCCCCAGGAAGCCGAGCTGATCCTGGCTCGCGGCCAGGCCGATGTGTGTGGCATGACCCGGGCGCTGATCTGCGATCCGCAAATGCCCAACAAGACCGACACCGGCCGCGTCGAAGACGTGCGGGCGTGCATTGCCTGCAACCAGGCCTGCATCGGCCATTTCCACAAGGGCCTGCCGATTTCCTGCATCCAGCATCCGGAAACCGGGCGTGAGCTGATTTTTGGCGACCGTAAACCGACGAGCAATCGCAAACGCATCATGATCGCCGGCGGTGGCCCGGCCGGGATGAAAGCCGCCGCCGTCGCCGCCCAGCGTGGCCATGAGGTGACGTTGTACGAAGCCAGTTCGCAATTGGGTGGGCAAGTGTTGCTCGCGCAGTTGCTGCCACGACGCGCCGAGTTCGGCGGTGCCAGCACCAACCTGCAGCGGGAAATGGAGCTGGCCGGCGTTCGCGTGGTGCGCAATACCCGGGTCGACCGCGCACTGGTGGAGCAGGAAAAACCGGACGTGGTGATCGTCGCTACCGGTGCCGAGCCGTACTGGCCGGCCTTTGAGCGCGGCGGTGAGTTGCAGGTGGTGGACGCCTGGCAGGTGTTGCGTGACGAAGTACAGATCGGCCGTTCGGTGGTGGTGGTCGACTGGCGTTGCGACTGGATCGGCCCCGGCATCGCCGAGCGTCTGGTGCGTGCCGGGCATCAGGTGCAACTGGCGGTCAACGGCACCCATTGCGGGGAAAACCTGCCGCTGTACGTGCGCGATCAACTGGCCGGCGAGCTGCACAAACTCGCTGTGCCGATCACGCCGTACGCGCGGCTGTATGGCTGCGATGACAACACGGTCTACCTGCAACACACCGCCAGTGGCGAGCCGATGCTGATGGAGAACATCGATACGCTGGTGCTGTGCCAGGGTCACCAACCGTTGGATACGTTGGGCGCCGAGCTGCAAGGACTGGTGGAGTTCCGCCGCATCGGCGACTGCCTGGCGCCGCGCACCGTCGAAGAAGCGATTTATGAAGGGCTGAAAGTCGCGTGGGAGCTCTGA
- a CDS encoding response regulator, with the protein MTPRVLIVDDDPLIRDLLHAYLSQEGYDVHCAATAELAETFLASQAVDLVMLDIRLPGKDGLTLTRELRVRSEVGIILITGRNDEIDRIVGLECGADDYVIKPLNPRELVSRAKNLIRRVRHAQTPAPAVTVAKPVKQFADWALDTDRRRLIDASGSETLLTHGEYQLLSVFLRNSGHTLSRDQLMDQIRNREWVPNDRSIDVLVGRLRRKLHDDPAEPQLIITIHGAGYLFTAGVAA; encoded by the coding sequence ATGACTCCTCGGGTATTGATCGTCGATGACGATCCGCTGATTCGCGATCTGCTGCATGCCTACCTGTCCCAGGAAGGTTACGACGTCCATTGCGCCGCCACGGCGGAGCTGGCGGAAACCTTCCTGGCCAGCCAGGCCGTGGACCTGGTGATGCTCGACATCCGCCTGCCGGGCAAGGATGGCCTGACCCTGACCCGCGAGCTGCGGGTGCGCTCGGAAGTCGGGATCATCCTGATCACCGGGCGCAACGACGAAATCGACCGCATCGTCGGCCTCGAATGCGGCGCCGACGACTACGTGATCAAACCCCTCAACCCACGGGAACTGGTGTCCCGGGCGAAAAACTTGATTCGCCGGGTACGTCATGCGCAAACGCCGGCACCTGCCGTCACAGTGGCCAAACCGGTCAAGCAGTTCGCCGACTGGGCACTGGACACCGACCGCCGGCGCCTGATCGATGCGTCCGGCAGCGAAACCCTGTTGACCCACGGCGAGTACCAGTTGCTCAGCGTGTTCCTGCGCAACAGCGGCCACACCCTCAGCCGCGACCAGTTGATGGACCAGATCCGCAACCGCGAATGGGTGCCCAACGACCGCTCCATCGACGTGCTGGTCGGGCGCCTGCGCCGCAAGTTGCACGACGATCCGGCGGAACCGCAGTTGATCATCACCATCCACGGCGCCGGTTACCTGTTCACCGCCGGCGTGGCAGCCTGA
- a CDS encoding TetR family transcriptional regulator C-terminal domain-containing protein, translating to MNQEARFSRMEPELRKANLIEATLVCLKRHGFQGASIRKISAEAGVSVGLISHHYSGKDELVAEAYMAITGRVMTLLRDAMEQAAPNARERLSAFFRGSFSAELLDPQLIDAWLAFWGAVKTAEAINQAHDHSYGEYRGILRKVLAELAQEEGWEHFDADLAAISLSALLDGLWLESGLNPGTFTPEQGIQICEAWVDGLQAGGRQRFCVQTSDC from the coding sequence ATGAATCAGGAAGCCCGTTTTTCCCGCATGGAACCGGAGTTGCGCAAAGCCAACCTGATCGAGGCGACGCTGGTGTGCCTCAAGCGTCACGGCTTCCAGGGCGCGTCGATCCGCAAGATTTCCGCCGAGGCCGGCGTCTCGGTGGGGCTGATCAGCCATCACTATTCCGGCAAGGACGAACTGGTCGCCGAGGCCTACATGGCGATCACCGGGCGGGTCATGACCTTGCTGCGCGATGCCATGGAGCAGGCCGCGCCGAATGCCCGGGAGCGCTTGTCGGCGTTTTTCCGTGGTTCGTTTTCCGCCGAACTGCTCGACCCGCAATTGATCGATGCCTGGCTGGCGTTCTGGGGCGCGGTGAAAACCGCCGAGGCCATCAATCAGGCCCACGATCATTCCTATGGCGAGTATCGCGGCATCCTGCGCAAGGTGCTGGCGGAACTGGCGCAGGAGGAGGGCTGGGAACACTTCGATGCCGACCTCGCCGCCATCAGCCTCAGCGCCTTGCTCGACGGCTTGTGGCTGGAGTCCGGGCTCAACCCCGGCACCTTTACCCCGGAGCAGGGCATCCAGATTTGCGAGGCCTGGGTCGACGGTTTGCAGGCCGGCGGACGCCAGCGCTTCTGCGTGCAGACGAGCGACTGTTGA
- a CDS encoding class II aldolase/adducin family protein yields the protein MNKIATHLAPERSATEQRLREELAACYRLIAHFRMTDLIFTHISVRIPGPEHHFLINPYGLMFDEITASNLVKIDLDGHAVEPSPYPVNPAGFVIHSAIHGAREDAQCVLHTHTKSGCAVAALKCGLLPVNQISMEFYGRVAYHDYEGVALDLSEQQRLVADLGDKSVLMLRNHGLLTVGETVSQAFLRMYYLEKACEIQLAAMAAGEVVLPSAEVCEHTERQFNDPGRPLEEGELADPDAMQLAWAALLRMLERVAPGYRD from the coding sequence ATGAACAAAATCGCCACTCACCTGGCCCCCGAACGCAGCGCCACCGAACAGCGTCTGCGCGAGGAATTGGCGGCCTGTTACCGCCTGATTGCGCACTTTCGCATGACCGATTTGATCTTCACCCACATCTCGGTGCGCATTCCGGGGCCGGAGCATCACTTTCTGATCAACCCTTACGGGCTGATGTTCGACGAGATCACCGCGTCGAATCTGGTCAAGATCGACCTCGATGGCCACGCCGTCGAGCCGTCGCCATACCCGGTCAACCCGGCCGGTTTCGTGATTCACAGTGCCATCCATGGCGCCCGTGAAGATGCGCAATGCGTGCTGCACACCCACACCAAATCCGGGTGCGCGGTGGCGGCGTTGAAATGCGGGTTGTTGCCGGTGAACCAGATTTCCATGGAATTCTACGGCCGCGTCGCTTACCACGACTATGAAGGTGTGGCGCTGGACTTGAGCGAGCAACAACGGCTGGTCGCGGACCTGGGCGATAAATCGGTATTGATGTTGCGCAACCATGGTTTGCTGACCGTCGGCGAGACGGTGAGCCAGGCGTTCCTGCGCATGTACTACCTGGAAAAGGCCTGTGAGATCCAGTTGGCGGCCATGGCGGCGGGAGAGGTCGTGCTGCCCTCGGCCGAGGTGTGTGAACACACCGAGCGCCAGTTCAACGATCCGGGACGGCCGTTGGAAGAGGGTGAACTTGCTGACCCGGATGCCATGCAACTGGCCTGGGCGGCGTTGTTGCGAATGCTGGAGCGAGTGGCGCCGGGGTATCGCGACTGA